Proteins encoded together in one Pseudomonadota bacterium window:
- a CDS encoding glycosyltransferase family 10 — MMVRWLKVAVSTSALLAVAQRQSGDRDMVDRQNRWTRPHLLRRVARRLGHLLNHYYRRYFSRPVPLASDADADKADIVICCYDDWGNVRLPNVFAETVKMLTPGRSCVWSNVAFVREDYPDPDWHLVMTAIDRDRRPLKITASQNRVIHAICEPPTPFHKAMHTAQGEGSYVLTSDEQIVAEKHSMRKHILSACMCPTWIVGRDYDFLKATSVTEKPKKLSWVCSDYTIMPEHRYRLRFLERLKAQGVDFDHFGRGFREVHDKWDALAPYRYSIAFENAVYDHYVTEKLTDCFVAETMPLYCGSQKVTDFFPAESMVIIDPDDPDIWRIIEDVVNSDRYRKNRDAILEAKRITLDHYNMIARLANFVNGVEEPPSSPETFTIRHIGPDYRHADEYEVTRLLPVPQLVAKAECAESQIMDAAQ; from the coding sequence ATGATGGTGCGCTGGCTGAAGGTAGCTGTTTCAACCTCGGCTCTTCTGGCAGTCGCACAGAGACAAAGTGGCGACAGAGACATGGTGGACAGACAGAACCGTTGGACGCGTCCCCATCTCTTGCGGCGGGTGGCAAGGCGCCTCGGCCATCTGCTCAACCACTATTACAGGCGCTATTTTTCCCGTCCGGTCCCGCTTGCATCAGACGCAGATGCAGACAAGGCCGATATCGTGATCTGCTGTTATGATGACTGGGGAAATGTGCGCCTTCCCAATGTGTTTGCCGAAACGGTAAAAATGCTGACCCCGGGACGATCATGCGTCTGGAGCAATGTCGCTTTTGTACGTGAGGATTACCCCGATCCTGATTGGCATCTGGTGATGACAGCAATAGATCGTGATCGCAGGCCACTCAAAATCACCGCAAGCCAAAATCGGGTGATCCATGCGATTTGCGAGCCGCCTACCCCTTTTCATAAAGCGATGCACACCGCGCAGGGCGAAGGTTCTTACGTGCTTACCAGCGATGAACAAATCGTGGCGGAAAAACACAGCATGCGAAAACATATATTGAGCGCTTGCATGTGCCCGACATGGATAGTCGGACGGGACTATGATTTCCTCAAGGCCACAAGCGTAACCGAAAAGCCCAAAAAGCTGTCATGGGTGTGCAGCGATTATACAATCATGCCCGAGCATAGATATCGCTTGCGGTTTCTGGAAAGACTGAAGGCACAAGGCGTTGATTTCGACCATTTTGGTCGCGGCTTCCGGGAAGTGCATGACAAATGGGATGCACTTGCGCCCTACCGCTACAGCATCGCCTTTGAGAATGCGGTATATGACCATTATGTCACGGAAAAACTGACCGATTGCTTTGTTGCTGAAACCATGCCGCTCTATTGCGGAAGCCAGAAGGTTACTGACTTTTTTCCGGCCGAAAGCATGGTGATTATCGACCCGGATGATCCCGATATCTGGCGTATAATCGAGGATGTCGTCAATTCAGACCGCTACCGCAAAAATCGTGACGCAATATTGGAAGCCAAGCGCATTACCCTCGATCACTATAACATGATTGCCCGGCTAGCCAATTTCGTAAACGGCGTAGAAGAACCACCAAGCAGCCCAGAAACATTCACCATCCGCCATATCGGCCCGGATTATCGCCATGCTGATGAATATGAAGTGACACGGCTTTTGCCCGTCCCCCAGTTAGTCGCAAAAGCCGAGTGTGCAGAATCGCAGATTATGGATGCTGCCCAATGA
- a CDS encoding ABC transporter ATP-binding protein codes for MRPIMDAFPDFGDSVMSRLVVLGFLLAIFTGGAAMIRVGLARAINALAIGLGLDLTGRLLDVALHRRYRDHVDRHSSELIGAIQKTDEIVYYIVLALLQGMSAAIIGVTIIAALLFISPVITAVAGIIFASAYWLLSKTTRPLLRKHSAVAAQMQTQRVKIVQEASGGMRDIIIGQTQKVFADAYRFADQKFRHAFALSLFLAQLARPLIEYLGILLIIGLAIYFAMQPGGLVAAIPVLGSLALGAQRLLPMFQQVFSAWASVTSRQAALYDIAQLLGEAESNEQPILDDGKQESFAGFRAVRLESVAFAYDAKPVLCDVNLTINRGERIGILGETGSGKSTLVDIITGLLEPDSGRVTVDGQVLDADNRQFWRKQIAYMPQSVFLADTSVTENIAFAHDSVAIDAERVREVISIAQLADVVDALPDKASTLIGENGVRVSGGQRQRIGLARALYRQADLLVLDEATSALDTATEDRMMRALIAARPDMTMLIVAHRESNFAHCDRVIKVVDGNIEQVSH; via the coding sequence TTGCGTCCGATAATGGATGCGTTTCCCGATTTTGGCGACAGCGTGATGTCGCGCCTTGTGGTTCTGGGGTTTCTGCTTGCCATATTTACCGGCGGTGCGGCCATGATCCGGGTTGGTCTGGCCAGAGCGATAAACGCCCTGGCCATAGGGCTTGGGCTCGATCTCACCGGGCGGTTGCTCGATGTTGCACTGCACCGGCGCTACCGCGACCATGTCGATCGCCACAGCAGCGAGCTTATCGGCGCTATCCAGAAGACTGACGAAATCGTCTATTATATTGTACTTGCGCTATTGCAGGGGATGAGCGCCGCCATTATCGGTGTAACCATCATCGCAGCATTGCTGTTTATCTCACCTGTGATAACCGCTGTCGCTGGCATCATCTTTGCCTCCGCCTATTGGCTATTGTCCAAGACAACACGCCCTTTGTTGCGCAAACATTCTGCTGTTGCAGCACAGATGCAGACCCAGCGCGTCAAAATCGTCCAAGAGGCCAGCGGCGGCATGCGCGATATCATTATCGGGCAAACCCAAAAGGTCTTTGCCGATGCTTATCGCTTTGCAGACCAGAAGTTCCGCCACGCCTTTGCTCTGTCACTCTTTCTTGCTCAGTTGGCGCGGCCGCTGATCGAGTATCTCGGTATCCTCCTGATCATTGGCCTGGCGATTTATTTTGCGATGCAGCCGGGCGGTCTGGTGGCGGCAATTCCAGTTCTGGGTTCGCTGGCGCTCGGTGCGCAGCGTCTGCTGCCCATGTTCCAGCAGGTCTTCAGTGCATGGGCTTCGGTTACCAGCCGGCAGGCTGCACTTTATGATATTGCGCAGTTACTTGGTGAAGCCGAGAGCAATGAACAGCCAATATTGGATGATGGAAAGCAGGAGTCTTTTGCTGGTTTTCGGGCGGTTAGGCTGGAAAGCGTTGCTTTCGCCTATGACGCAAAGCCTGTTCTTTGCGATGTCAACCTCACCATAAATCGCGGCGAGCGGATAGGGATATTGGGGGAAACCGGCAGCGGTAAGAGCACGCTTGTTGATATCATAACCGGACTGCTCGAGCCGGATAGCGGTAGGGTCACGGTTGATGGCCAAGTGCTCGATGCTGATAATCGCCAGTTTTGGCGCAAACAGATAGCCTATATGCCGCAATCGGTTTTCCTCGCCGATACAAGCGTTACTGAGAATATCGCCTTTGCACATGACAGCGTGGCTATCGATGCAGAGCGTGTGCGAGAGGTTATCAGCATTGCACAGCTGGCTGATGTTGTTGATGCCTTACCCGATAAGGCCTCCACGCTGATCGGTGAAAATGGCGTGCGCGTGTCCGGCGGCCAGCGCCAGCGTATCGGTCTTGCGCGTGCGCTCTATCGTCAGGCTGACCTGCTGGTGCTGGATGAGGCGACGAGCGCGCTCGACACCGCAACCGAGGACCGGATGATGCGCGCGTTAATCGCGGCGCGCCCCGATATGACGATGCTGATTGTCGCGCATCGTGAGAGCAATTTTGCGCATTGTGATCGCGTCATCAAAGTTGTTGATGGCAATATCGAGCAAGTGTCGCATTAG
- a CDS encoding DegT/DnrJ/EryC1/StrS aminotransferase family protein: MGYKVPLASLRLAEAELVAVMDVLKSTMVSQGRAVADFEAALAEQVGVSHAVMVNSGTSANMIALEAVAHLSRMRPDALPRSLDRGDEAIIQGLCWPTTLTPLLNQGLVPVFCDIDPITLNAGVAQIAAARTARTKMVIAVPVLGNPGHLEQVKAYCEAEGLIFVEDSCESMGAITEQGHQVGSLGLTAAFSFFISHHITTIEGGAVLTDDPLLAQIARALRAHGWSRELDREQIPFEIPDGIDPRFHFLLPGYNVRSTNLNAAIGLEQLKRHPGWLDDRRRLASGRIAALADLVDKVIIPGVECADRHSWMAFPMRLPDRQSRDRMVAALEEAGVETRPVISGNILRHPLVDTLPLAEHQAVLPECDAISQTGLMIGMDPDMDDDREAYLHQALRDALEA, encoded by the coding sequence ATGGGTTACAAAGTGCCTCTAGCTTCATTACGGCTGGCCGAAGCCGAGCTTGTGGCGGTCATGGATGTGCTGAAAAGCACCATGGTCAGCCAGGGACGCGCTGTTGCCGATTTTGAGGCGGCGCTGGCCGAGCAAGTGGGTGTTTCTCATGCGGTAATGGTCAATTCCGGTACATCGGCCAATATGATTGCGCTTGAAGCGGTCGCGCATCTTAGCCGTATGCGCCCGGATGCTCTGCCCCGGTCTCTCGATCGTGGTGACGAAGCTATCATCCAGGGGCTTTGCTGGCCAACCACATTGACGCCCTTGCTTAATCAAGGTCTGGTGCCGGTATTTTGCGATATCGACCCTATAACGCTCAACGCTGGCGTAGCGCAGATAGCCGCCGCACGCACTGCGCGAACCAAGATGGTCATAGCCGTTCCAGTGCTCGGCAACCCCGGCCATCTGGAACAGGTTAAGGCCTATTGCGAGGCGGAAGGCCTGATTTTTGTTGAAGATTCCTGTGAGAGCATGGGCGCAATTACGGAGCAGGGCCATCAGGTCGGTAGCCTTGGTCTCACTGCAGCCTTCAGCTTTTTTATTTCGCACCACATCACCACAATTGAAGGTGGTGCCGTGCTCACTGATGACCCTTTACTCGCCCAGATCGCCAGAGCCTTGCGGGCGCATGGCTGGTCACGGGAACTCGACCGCGAACAGATACCCTTCGAGATTCCCGATGGCATTGACCCGCGATTTCACTTTCTGTTGCCCGGCTATAATGTGCGCTCGACAAATCTGAATGCGGCGATTGGTCTTGAGCAGCTAAAGCGCCATCCCGGCTGGCTGGATGACCGGCGCAGACTGGCCAGCGGCAGGATCGCGGCGCTTGCGGATCTGGTTGACAAGGTGATTATACCCGGCGTGGAATGTGCTGATCGGCATAGCTGGATGGCCTTCCCGATGCGCTTGCCTGATCGCCAATCAAGGGATCGCATGGTTGCGGCACTCGAAGAAGCGGGTGTTGAAACCCGACCAGTTATTTCCGGCAATATCTTGCGCCATCCGCTGGTGGATACGCTGCCGCTGGCAGAGCATCAGGCTGTGTTGCCGGAATGTGATGCGATTTCGCAAACCGGGCTGATGATAGGCATGGACCCGGATATGGATGACGACCGGGAGGCGTATTTGCATCAGGCCCTGCGCGACGCATTGGAGGCATAG
- a CDS encoding glycosyltransferase family 10, with translation MSAIDRSLKHVDIIASPNRVVFAVCEPATRFHANIHKAQGEHTIVLTHNRDYIENPPGNRQYIEAAALCPTWTVERNYDYLRTNHVTEKTHLLSWVTSNASIMPQHRYRLRFLQKLKQSTLPLDLYGRGFSPIADKWNGIAPYRYSIAFENAFMENYVTEKIMDCFVAETMPLYVGAPNVTDFFPKESMVIIDPDDPDIIRILEDIVHSDRYKKNRDAILEAKRIVLEECNTTARIARFVSSYKAAPLPKKPIRIYRRHQDWTGSEDVEYDRHKGYVPK, from the coding sequence ATGAGCGCGATTGACCGCTCTCTCAAGCATGTAGATATTATCGCCAGCCCAAACCGGGTGGTCTTTGCCGTATGCGAGCCGGCCACCCGGTTTCATGCCAATATCCATAAGGCGCAGGGCGAACACACGATCGTGCTTACGCATAATCGTGATTATATCGAAAATCCTCCCGGAAATCGTCAATATATCGAAGCCGCCGCGCTCTGCCCGACATGGACGGTGGAGCGCAATTATGACTATCTGCGCACCAACCATGTGACCGAAAAAACCCACCTGCTTTCCTGGGTCACCAGCAATGCCTCGATTATGCCGCAGCATCGCTATCGTCTGCGGTTCTTGCAAAAGCTCAAGCAAAGCACCTTACCGCTCGACCTTTATGGGCGCGGCTTTTCACCGATCGCAGACAAATGGAATGGCATAGCACCCTATCGTTACAGCATCGCCTTTGAAAACGCATTTATGGAAAATTACGTTACGGAAAAGATCATGGACTGCTTTGTTGCAGAAACCATGCCGCTTTACGTCGGTGCTCCCAATGTCACCGATTTCTTCCCCAAGGAAAGCATGGTGATTATCGATCCTGACGATCCCGACATTATCAGAATTCTGGAAGATATTGTGCACTCCGACCGCTATAAAAAGAACCGTGATGCGATATTGGAAGCAAAGCGTATCGTACTGGAAGAATGCAATACCACCGCGCGAATAGCGCGGTTCGTATCCAGCTATAAGGCGGCCCCGCTCCCGAAAAAGCCGATACGCATTTACCGCCGCCACCAGGACTGGACTGGTTCAGAGGATGTCGAATATGACCGGCACAAGGGATATGTCCCAAAATAG
- a CDS encoding PQQ-binding-like beta-propeller repeat protein, which produces MTMSNIVRWIFIVLFWVIGLVLTLLGGFLIYLGGSPYYAIAGVATFMVGIFVKRRSSKAIKLYAVILAATLIWSLYEAELDFLALLPRLAAWLGLGLWFLTPWSRKAPDQKTGADKADNHGSTDPTPQPSKWWVGASSLATVALLLLAFMQDYTQNGTGTVRDLATANAVTDWRNYGNDEGGTRFARLTDINTETVGGLKEVWRYRTGVEEDFKATPLNVNGMLYICAALNVVIAIDDSTGEEIWRYEPGIEPPADHQYARTCRGLGYHEAPEGYAGQCPKRIVTSTVGASIIAVDALTGELCTDFGDNGMVDLRKGMGVHEPQEYYVTSSPLVAGDNLVVGGQVLDSQDLGLPPGVVRAFDAMTGEFAWAWDLGNPGVHSEPAEGETYTLGTPNAWSIMSYDPELDLIYAPTGNASPDYFGGARRDFDEEWSSAVVAIDAATGEPRWKYQTVHHDIWDYDVPAQPVLVDVTRDGETVPSVAVPTKMGDIFLLDRRDGTPVYPIEERPAPQGAEPKEKLSETQPFSPLPNFHPYRYEKDMWGLTPIDQLVCRIEYRTMRYEGMYTPPTVPTGLTNTGTMLYPGNFGGFNWGSVSVDADNGLLVAAPMMLAHRLILVTPEQVAEAGPRAALLLGKNHPAVQLDPDGPKPKTGEPDANDPFDHRRIKYYGLPMPFMSRLGTQVPCFEPPWSRIAVIDLNTKELLWSRPAGDMSSSGPFNLRSGIPYDVGTAIRAGTLTTRGGLTFLSSTMDKKVRAYDVRTGEEKWEADLPGNGQSTPMSYRSQKDGKQYLIVTVPNPTWRYPRDPATNEYVDSQDVRDGKGGYVIAYALEDED; this is translated from the coding sequence ATGACCATGTCCAATATTGTCCGATGGATTTTCATTGTCCTGTTCTGGGTGATTGGGCTTGTTCTCACTCTTCTTGGCGGGTTTCTGATCTATCTCGGCGGCAGCCCCTATTACGCCATTGCCGGGGTTGCGACCTTCATGGTCGGCATATTTGTCAAGCGGCGCAGCAGCAAGGCAATAAAGCTCTATGCGGTGATATTGGCGGCAACGCTGATCTGGTCGCTCTATGAGGCGGAGCTCGATTTCCTCGCCCTGCTGCCACGGCTCGCAGCATGGCTGGGCTTGGGCCTCTGGTTCTTGACACCATGGTCCCGCAAAGCACCTGATCAAAAAACGGGTGCCGATAAAGCAGACAATCACGGTAGCACTGATCCTACGCCACAGCCGTCAAAATGGTGGGTCGGCGCGTCCAGCCTGGCCACTGTCGCGCTGCTTTTGCTGGCCTTTATGCAAGACTACACACAAAACGGCACCGGGACAGTCCGCGATCTCGCTACCGCCAACGCCGTTACTGACTGGCGCAACTATGGCAATGATGAAGGCGGCACCCGATTTGCCCGACTGACCGATATCAACACCGAAACGGTTGGCGGGCTGAAAGAAGTCTGGCGCTATCGCACCGGAGTCGAGGAAGATTTCAAGGCAACCCCGCTCAACGTCAACGGCATGCTCTATATCTGCGCCGCGCTGAATGTCGTGATCGCGATTGATGACAGCACGGGCGAAGAAATCTGGCGTTATGAACCGGGGATTGAACCACCGGCAGATCACCAATATGCACGCACCTGTCGCGGTCTCGGCTATCATGAAGCGCCTGAAGGCTATGCCGGCCAGTGCCCCAAGCGCATCGTCACCTCCACTGTCGGCGCGAGCATTATTGCCGTAGATGCGCTGACCGGCGAACTGTGCACCGATTTCGGCGATAATGGCATGGTAGATCTGCGTAAGGGTATGGGTGTGCATGAACCGCAGGAGTACTACGTCACCTCCTCCCCTCTGGTTGCGGGTGACAATCTGGTCGTTGGCGGGCAAGTGCTGGACTCGCAAGACCTCGGCCTGCCGCCGGGTGTTGTCCGCGCCTTTGACGCGATGACGGGCGAATTTGCCTGGGCCTGGGATCTCGGCAATCCCGGCGTTCACAGTGAACCAGCCGAGGGCGAGACCTATACGCTGGGCACACCCAATGCCTGGTCGATCATGAGCTATGATCCCGAGCTTGACCTGATCTATGCGCCGACCGGCAATGCCTCCCCAGACTATTTTGGCGGCGCGCGCCGCGATTTCGATGAGGAATGGTCGTCCGCTGTTGTCGCCATTGATGCGGCAACCGGGGAACCACGCTGGAAGTATCAGACGGTGCATCATGACATCTGGGACTATGATGTGCCTGCCCAGCCGGTACTCGTCGACGTGACCCGCGATGGCGAGACAGTGCCTTCTGTTGCTGTCCCCACCAAGATGGGCGACATTTTCCTGCTCGATCGCCGCGATGGCACGCCTGTTTATCCGATTGAAGAACGCCCGGCGCCTCAGGGCGCGGAGCCGAAGGAAAAGCTGTCAGAGACACAGCCCTTCTCACCTTTGCCCAATTTCCACCCCTATCGCTATGAGAAGGATATGTGGGGCCTGACGCCGATCGACCAACTTGTCTGCCGGATCGAATATCGCACAATGCGCTATGAGGGCATGTACACCCCGCCCACTGTACCCACTGGCCTCACCAACACCGGCACCATGCTTTACCCCGGCAATTTTGGCGGCTTCAACTGGGGCAGCGTCTCGGTCGACGCCGATAATGGCCTGCTTGTCGCCGCACCGATGATGCTGGCGCACCGCTTAATCCTGGTAACGCCCGAGCAAGTTGCTGAAGCCGGGCCACGCGCAGCGCTGCTGCTCGGCAAGAACCACCCTGCGGTCCAACTCGATCCCGATGGACCAAAGCCGAAAACGGGTGAGCCTGATGCTAATGACCCGTTCGATCACAGGCGGATCAAATATTATGGCCTGCCGATGCCGTTCATGTCGCGACTGGGCACACAGGTACCGTGCTTTGAACCACCATGGTCGCGCATCGCGGTGATTGATCTCAATACCAAGGAATTGCTTTGGAGCCGCCCCGCAGGCGATATGAGCAGCTCGGGCCCATTCAACCTGCGCTCGGGCATTCCCTATGATGTCGGCACCGCGATCCGCGCCGGAACGCTGACAACGCGCGGTGGCCTGACCTTTCTCAGCTCAACCATGGACAAAAAGGTCCGCGCCTACGACGTGCGCACCGGTGAGGAAAAATGGGAAGCCGATCTGCCCGGCAACGGTCAGTCTACACCCATGTCCTACCGTTCACAAAAGGACGGTAAGCAATATCTGATCGTCACCGTACCAAACCCGACCTGGCGCTATCCGCGTGATCCGGCGACCAATGAATATGTCGATTCCCAAGATGTCCGCGATGGCAAGGGCGGTTATGTTATTGCCTATGCATTGGAGGATGAGGACTAA
- the gmd gene encoding GDP-mannose 4,6-dehydratase, translated as MTKTAFITGVTGQDGAYLAELLVNKGYHVHGMRRRTSQSNSRRVKHLLSDLRNGEGELTLHYADMTDASAIMSLISDIRPDEVYNLAAQSHVQVSFENPEYTADADALGVVRILEAIRLMGLKDTRFFQASTSEMFGNAPETPQHENTVFQPASPYAAAKLYAYWLVRNYRDGYGLHASNGIMFNHESPLRGRHFVTRKVTRGVAAIHLGKQEKLLMGNLSSKRDWGHAADFVKGMWQMLQQDAPGDYVLATGQTHSVRHMIELAFSHVDRTIEWVGQGVDEKGLDTRNGQILVEVDTNYFRPVDVQSLRGDAAKAKAELGWQPEIALDALIEEMVHADLADLQAEQQSR; from the coding sequence ATGACAAAAACCGCTTTCATAACCGGCGTTACAGGACAGGATGGCGCCTATCTCGCTGAACTGCTTGTCAACAAAGGATATCATGTTCATGGCATGCGCCGACGGACATCGCAGTCGAACAGTCGCCGCGTAAAGCATCTGCTGAGCGATTTGCGCAATGGCGAGGGTGAACTCACATTGCACTATGCTGACATGACAGATGCCAGCGCCATTATGAGCCTGATCTCTGACATTCGTCCTGATGAGGTCTATAATCTTGCAGCGCAAAGCCATGTGCAGGTGAGCTTTGAGAATCCGGAATATACAGCCGACGCCGATGCCCTTGGCGTTGTGCGAATTCTGGAAGCCATCCGTTTGATGGGCTTGAAAGATACACGCTTTTTTCAGGCGTCAACATCGGAAATGTTTGGCAACGCGCCTGAAACACCACAGCATGAAAACACTGTATTTCAGCCAGCATCTCCCTATGCAGCGGCCAAGCTATATGCCTATTGGCTGGTGCGAAACTACCGCGATGGCTATGGGCTGCATGCATCCAATGGCATCATGTTCAACCATGAAAGTCCGCTACGGGGGCGGCACTTCGTGACTCGAAAGGTAACCCGCGGTGTTGCGGCGATCCATCTCGGCAAGCAGGAAAAACTGCTGATGGGTAATCTTTCCTCCAAACGCGACTGGGGCCATGCTGCCGATTTCGTCAAGGGCATGTGGCAAATGCTGCAGCAGGATGCGCCAGGTGACTATGTTCTGGCGACAGGGCAAACCCATAGCGTCCGCCACATGATCGAACTCGCCTTTTCACATGTCGACCGCACTATTGAATGGGTCGGACAGGGCGTTGATGAAAAAGGCCTGGACACAAGGAACGGCCAGATACTTGTCGAAGTTGATACCAATTATTTTCGCCCTGTCGATGTGCAGTCGCTGCGTGGTGATGCAGCCAAAGCCAAAGCGGAACTGGGCTGGCAGCCGGAAATTGCGCTCGATGCTCTCATAGAAGAAATGGTGCATGCGGACCTCGCCGATCTGCAGGCAGAACAGCAATCTCGGTAA
- a CDS encoding alpha/beta hydrolase, which translates to MCKSSFLKTAVICVTAFIILSVVVVFAWSSTGVSVDRDTSDPGVLLANRDVDRASQYREGYFAFAGTTLHYVEAGKGDMVLFLHGFPSYWPSFQRQMEALKADYHVVAIDGLGAGKSDAPQDVEAYKLEAMADHVFALIDHLGADQVHLVGHDWGSAFAIGLAQRYPKRVKSVIAFSAPPQNVILDILANVPEERATFAYVEQFKRAHPAILLAMGIEQSIWDGAYGPLVEAGHLSEEEGALFRQATSDPKRIDAHINWYRANIPSPDAVSESDYWPARQARVVAPALYIWGSDDPIFSQLAIDKMEALSDQSELMILEDVGHWPHVERAKEVNAALRAHIAAASDTTAE; encoded by the coding sequence ATGTGCAAATCATCCTTTCTGAAAACCGCGGTAATTTGTGTAACTGCTTTTATCATCCTTTCAGTGGTAGTTGTTTTTGCCTGGTCAAGTACAGGCGTATCGGTTGACCGTGATACCAGCGACCCTGGGGTGCTACTGGCAAATCGTGATGTCGATAGGGCCTCGCAATATCGCGAAGGCTATTTCGCCTTTGCAGGCACTACTCTGCACTATGTCGAGGCAGGTAAAGGGGACATGGTGTTGTTCTTGCACGGCTTCCCATCTTACTGGCCATCATTCCAGCGGCAGATGGAAGCATTGAAGGCAGATTATCATGTCGTCGCGATAGATGGCCTGGGGGCGGGTAAGTCGGATGCACCACAGGATGTTGAAGCCTATAAGCTGGAGGCAATGGCCGATCATGTTTTTGCGCTGATCGACCATTTGGGAGCCGATCAAGTTCATCTTGTTGGTCACGACTGGGGTTCGGCTTTTGCTATAGGATTGGCCCAGCGTTATCCGAAGAGAGTGAAATCCGTAATAGCGTTCAGCGCACCACCGCAGAATGTGATATTGGATATTCTCGCAAATGTGCCCGAAGAACGCGCGACATTTGCCTATGTTGAGCAGTTTAAGCGGGCACATCCCGCTATCCTGCTGGCCATGGGCATTGAGCAAAGCATCTGGGATGGCGCTTATGGTCCGCTGGTGGAAGCCGGCCATTTGAGCGAAGAGGAGGGCGCTCTCTTTCGTCAAGCAACAAGCGATCCGAAGCGTATTGATGCGCATATCAACTGGTACCGTGCGAATATCCCGTCGCCCGATGCGGTAAGCGAAAGCGACTATTGGCCCGCCAGACAGGCTCGGGTTGTCGCTCCAGCCCTTTATATCTGGGGTAGTGATGACCCGATTTTCAGCCAGTTGGCGATTGATAAAATGGAAGCATTATCGGATCAGAGCGAACTGATGATCCTTGAGGATGTTGGCCATTGGCCCCATGTCGAACGGGCAAAGGAAGTCAATGCCGCTCTTAGAGCGCATATTGCTGCAGCTTCTGATACGACAGCAGAGTAA
- a CDS encoding glycosyltransferase family A protein, whose amino-acid sequence MTVKPQKLEDSLKMPVQDRAGWLDHGDVVADLVSIIIPTYNRRHMVGEAIESALSQTWDNIEVVVIDDGSTDDTVEMIEKRWGKTHNRQMRLLQQPNQGPAAARNAAMRASRGDYLMFLDSDDLLLPDAVAELMTALKNGTAQYAMATVAIIDSDNQLLDYPIVGVPVQPQNGNIFVSFCITNSALYKRSLISAAGAYNRGLLRGEDNELHWRVAVVGGDGEVVDTVVGVRRIHNQCQLSVDLDETDRLDIIAQMLEAFRVWALDSHILHGHVLHYYLRQLLQLATEYGAEGNFDRKAKILSVLNQQAPGNQPIRTMAKLLRPNVRTISQSLNMVFKLGRYFPRRERRLRYRKTVARDFRWPASISSR is encoded by the coding sequence ATGACCGTCAAGCCGCAAAAGTTGGAAGATAGCCTGAAAATGCCTGTGCAGGACCGCGCGGGCTGGCTCGACCATGGTGACGTTGTTGCAGATTTGGTCTCGATAATCATTCCCACATATAACCGTCGGCATATGGTTGGTGAGGCCATAGAAAGCGCTTTGTCTCAGACATGGGACAATATTGAAGTTGTCGTTATCGATGATGGATCGACGGACGACACAGTCGAGATGATCGAGAAGAGATGGGGTAAAACGCACAACCGGCAAATGCGTTTGCTTCAGCAACCCAATCAGGGGCCAGCTGCTGCGCGCAATGCAGCAATGCGCGCAAGCCGCGGCGATTATCTCATGTTTCTGGATTCGGATGATCTCCTGCTGCCTGATGCAGTAGCAGAGCTGATGACAGCATTGAAAAATGGCACAGCGCAATATGCCATGGCGACCGTTGCGATTATTGATAGCGACAACCAGCTTCTCGACTATCCAATTGTCGGCGTCCCGGTGCAGCCGCAAAATGGCAATATATTCGTCAGTTTCTGCATCACCAACAGCGCCTTGTACAAGCGCAGCCTGATTTCTGCTGCGGGTGCTTATAATCGCGGCCTGTTGCGTGGCGAGGATAACGAACTGCATTGGCGCGTTGCGGTTGTCGGCGGCGATGGGGAAGTGGTCGATACCGTGGTTGGCGTTCGCCGTATCCATAACCAGTGCCAGCTCAGCGTTGATCTTGATGAGACAGACAGGCTGGATATCATCGCCCAGATGCTAGAGGCTTTTCGGGTTTGGGCATTGGACAGCCATATCCTGCATGGCCATGTGTTGCACTACTATCTGCGACAGCTTTTGCAGCTTGCCACAGAATATGGCGCTGAGGGTAATTTTGACCGCAAGGCGAAAATCCTGTCTGTGCTCAATCAGCAAGCCCCTGGCAATCAACCCATTCGGACTATGGCCAAATTATTGCGTCCCAATGTTCGCACGATTAGCCAGAGTTTGAACATGGTTTTCAAGCTTGGCCGCTACTTTCCGAGACGAGAACGCCGCCTCCGTTACAGAAAAACTGTTGCGCGAGATTTCCGCTGGCCTGCTTCAATCAGCAGTCGGTAG